From a single Halalkalicoccus subterraneus genomic region:
- a CDS encoding succinate dehydrogenase → MAERYSSFNSNGSLWLIQRITAAFLVIVLAFHFFLLHFVNHASEITFAGSQYRMGTLSYYSLMVLFLITATFHGVNGVYNGLTNQGLEGTQKTVVKWVLVVASALLIFQGIRTANAFAGIALF, encoded by the coding sequence ATGGCAGAACGTTACTCCTCGTTCAACTCCAACGGCAGCCTCTGGCTGATTCAACGGATCACGGCGGCGTTTCTGGTCATCGTACTCGCCTTCCATTTCTTCCTGCTGCACTTCGTGAATCACGCCTCGGAGATCACGTTCGCGGGCAGTCAGTACCGAATGGGTACGTTGAGTTACTACTCGCTGATGGTGCTGTTCCTGATCACCGCGACGTTCCACGGCGTCAACGGTGTCTACAACGGTCTGACCAACCAGGGACTCGAGGGGACCCAGAAAACGGTCGTCAAGTGGGTGCTCGTCGTCGCGAGCGCCCTGTTGATCTTTCAGGGGATCCGCACGGCAAACGCGTTCGCAGGTATTGCACTGTTCTGA
- a CDS encoding succinate dehydrogenase/fumarate reductase iron-sulfur subunit, whose product MSTHVPQEQDESNVDAGESRPRSSHQDRRLQDKADRAERNKQESEERAGEDEETVEIKVFRYDPEVEGKQEPRFDTFQVPFEKGMTVLDTVMYARDHYDSSLTFRHSCRQAICGSDAFFINGRQRLGCQTQIAELDTPVRIEPLPHQEVVKDLVVDMDSFYEQMEAVEPYFQTNEAPDDELAEQRQNRENREKIKMGTRCIWCASCMSSCNIAAGDDQYLGPAPISMAYRFAMDEREGEDMQDHRLRIIEQEHGVWRCQTQFSCTNVCPKDIPLTEHIQELKREAVKKNLKFW is encoded by the coding sequence ATGAGCACACACGTTCCACAGGAGCAGGACGAATCGAACGTCGACGCGGGCGAATCGCGGCCCCGCTCGTCACACCAGGACCGGCGGCTACAGGACAAAGCCGATCGGGCGGAACGAAACAAGCAAGAGAGCGAGGAGCGCGCCGGAGAGGACGAGGAGACCGTTGAGATCAAGGTTTTCCGGTATGACCCGGAAGTCGAAGGGAAACAGGAGCCGCGCTTCGATACGTTTCAGGTGCCCTTCGAGAAGGGGATGACCGTGCTGGACACGGTGATGTACGCGCGCGATCACTACGACTCCTCGCTCACCTTCCGACACTCCTGTCGGCAGGCGATCTGCGGGTCGGACGCCTTCTTCATCAACGGCCGCCAGCGGCTGGGCTGTCAGACCCAGATCGCGGAGCTCGATACCCCGGTACGGATCGAGCCGCTTCCTCACCAGGAGGTCGTCAAGGACCTCGTCGTGGACATGGACTCGTTTTACGAACAGATGGAGGCCGTCGAGCCGTACTTCCAGACGAACGAGGCGCCCGACGACGAACTCGCAGAGCAGCGCCAGAACCGCGAAAACAGGGAGAAAATCAAGATGGGGACCCGGTGTATCTGGTGTGCCTCGTGTATGTCCTCGTGTAATATCGCGGCGGGCGACGACCAGTATCTCGGCCCGGCGCCGATCAGCATGGCCTACCGGTTCGCGATGGACGAACGCGAGGGCGAGGACATGCAGGACCACCGCCTGCGGATCATCGAGCAGGAACACGGTGTCTGGCGGTGTCAGACCCAGTTCTCCTGTACGAACGTCTGCCCGAAGGACATCCCACTTACGGAACACATCCAGGAACTGAAACGCGAAGCGGTCAAGAAGAACCTCAAGTTCTGGTAA
- a CDS encoding DUF7344 domain-containing protein → MSKDDLFHLLQNGRRRAVLRYFASRPEQRKFDMRTVAEAIAAWENEIPVEQLSSDQRQRVYIALYQSHLPKLDDYGVIEYNQSRGLIVPTSLTAMFEPYLEGEFETAPLDQRVTVPKDQSSLGSAVRSLLNR, encoded by the coding sequence ATGTCGAAGGACGACCTATTTCACCTCCTTCAGAACGGTCGGCGACGTGCCGTGTTGCGGTACTTCGCTTCCCGCCCTGAACAGAGAAAATTTGATATGCGAACCGTCGCAGAAGCGATCGCCGCCTGGGAAAACGAGATTCCCGTCGAACAACTGAGTTCCGACCAGCGTCAACGTGTTTACATCGCGCTGTACCAGTCCCACCTTCCCAAACTCGACGATTACGGCGTGATCGAGTACAACCAGTCGCGCGGACTCATCGTCCCGACGTCGCTAACGGCGATGTTCGAGCCTTACTTGGAAGGGGAGTTCGAGACGGCACCGCTTGACCAGCGCGTGACCGTCCCCAAGGACCAGTCCTCTCTCGGATCGGCTGTCCGGTCCCTTCTCAACCGCTGA
- a CDS encoding DNA-3-methyladenine glycosylase family protein yields MTDAALARLREDPVMATVINEYDLYTEQEWESGFERLVVSVINQSISTAAAAAVRERVYALFDGPITPEAVLAADDEELAAAGLGRRKAEYVNTAAEAFLERDLSREALADHTDEEVIEELTRIRGIGEWTARMYLLFVLEREDVLPLGDLAVRRGIEELYNDGEELTRAEMREIAEAWRPYRSTGTKYVWAAYESD; encoded by the coding sequence ATGACAGACGCCGCGCTCGCGCGCCTGCGCGAGGATCCCGTGATGGCAACGGTGATCAACGAATACGACTTGTACACCGAACAAGAATGGGAGTCGGGTTTCGAACGGCTCGTCGTCTCGGTGATCAACCAGTCCATCTCGACGGCGGCCGCGGCCGCGGTCAGAGAGCGGGTCTATGCGCTGTTCGACGGCCCGATCACGCCCGAGGCCGTCCTTGCGGCCGACGACGAGGAACTCGCCGCTGCGGGACTGGGAAGACGGAAAGCGGAGTACGTCAACACCGCCGCGGAGGCGTTTCTCGAACGCGATCTGAGTCGCGAAGCGCTCGCTGATCACACCGACGAGGAAGTGATCGAGGAGCTGACACGGATCCGCGGGATCGGCGAGTGGACCGCCCGGATGTACCTCCTCTTCGTTCTCGAACGTGAGGACGTCCTCCCATTGGGAGACCTCGCGGTCAGACGCGGTATCGAGGAGCTATACAACGACGGCGAGGAACTCACTCGCGCCGAGATGCGCGAGATCGCGGAGGCGTGGCGTCCCTACCGGTCGACCGGGACGAAGTACGTCTGGGCGGCTTACGAGTCGGACTGA
- a CDS encoding SpoVR family protein: MTTNYEAQRIADELEEPVREANELARKLGLEPYPVNYWIVDNDEMNQLIAYDGFQERYPHWRWGMKFDRQQKTNQFIGGKAFELVNNDDPSNAFLQESNTLADQKAVITHVEAHADFFANNRWFGLFTGDDRATSPEAAAMLARHAKAIEVAIADPDIERSDVERWIDNVLCIEDAIDQHAPFVRQRIREDDDEERADVLNALDGLGLSETVKHEVFDEEWLEGQRDDETAESFPEHPDSDLLAFLREHGKQYDADTERAREMEPWQREVLDVLRTEAYYFAPQRMTKVMNEGWAAYWESMMMGEEGFADATEFIDYADHQARVLGSPGLNPYKLGKELWEHIENAQNRREVIDKLLRVEGVTWRNFHDTVDIERVRELLEPHTPLGEITLDRLDELEAFEGAVDTDALTRARAGEIDLDRYPWKVLSYEGLAERHYSLVKPQNRGVLHRITQQDLEQAGRYVFDDALYATVNEAIADVDRTAGWRRMAEIRESHNDVTFIDEFLSQEFVDRHDYFTYEYAHATGDFRATSTAAAAVKKKLLLQFTNFGKPTIEVHDANFGNRNELLMGHRYNGVALDIEQAKQTLARVFELWGRPVNLMTIRREVSDKDVEVARRRNREPEPSERGVRIRYDGTEFETTDLEEELTATIEASDIDYDTKPDEWLA, translated from the coding sequence ATGACCACGAACTACGAGGCCCAGCGCATCGCGGACGAACTCGAAGAGCCGGTACGGGAGGCAAACGAACTGGCGCGAAAGCTCGGGCTCGAACCGTACCCGGTGAACTACTGGATCGTCGACAACGACGAGATGAACCAGCTGATCGCCTACGACGGCTTTCAGGAGCGCTATCCCCACTGGCGATGGGGGATGAAGTTCGACCGCCAGCAGAAGACCAACCAGTTCATCGGCGGCAAGGCGTTCGAACTCGTCAACAACGACGATCCCTCGAACGCCTTCCTGCAGGAGTCGAACACGCTGGCGGACCAGAAAGCGGTCATCACGCACGTCGAGGCACACGCCGACTTCTTCGCGAACAACCGCTGGTTCGGGCTGTTCACCGGTGACGACCGAGCCACTAGTCCCGAAGCCGCCGCGATGCTCGCACGCCATGCGAAGGCGATCGAGGTCGCGATAGCCGACCCGGACATCGAGCGAAGCGACGTCGAACGCTGGATCGATAACGTGCTTTGTATCGAGGACGCGATCGACCAGCACGCCCCGTTCGTTCGCCAGCGGATCCGCGAGGACGACGACGAGGAACGGGCGGACGTACTGAATGCGCTTGATGGGCTTGGACTCTCCGAGACGGTCAAACACGAGGTGTTCGATGAAGAGTGGCTAGAGGGCCAACGCGACGACGAGACGGCCGAGTCGTTTCCCGAGCACCCCGACTCCGACCTTCTGGCGTTCCTTCGCGAACACGGCAAGCAGTACGACGCGGACACCGAGCGCGCCCGTGAGATGGAGCCCTGGCAGCGCGAAGTGCTTGACGTCCTCCGGACGGAGGCGTACTACTTCGCGCCCCAGCGCATGACGAAGGTGATGAACGAGGGGTGGGCCGCCTACTGGGAGTCGATGATGATGGGCGAGGAGGGATTTGCCGACGCGACGGAGTTCATCGACTATGCGGACCACCAAGCACGCGTGCTCGGTTCGCCGGGGCTGAACCCATACAAACTCGGCAAGGAGCTCTGGGAACACATCGAGAACGCCCAAAACAGGCGCGAGGTGATCGACAAACTCCTGCGTGTCGAGGGAGTCACCTGGCGGAACTTCCACGATACCGTCGATATCGAGCGGGTACGCGAGCTGCTCGAACCGCATACGCCACTCGGCGAGATAACTCTTGATCGCCTCGACGAACTGGAAGCGTTCGAGGGTGCAGTCGATACCGATGCACTCACACGGGCGCGGGCGGGCGAGATCGATCTCGACCGGTATCCGTGGAAAGTCCTCTCGTATGAGGGACTCGCGGAACGCCACTACTCGCTCGTGAAACCGCAAAACCGTGGCGTTCTCCACCGGATCACACAACAGGATCTCGAACAGGCCGGTCGATACGTGTTCGACGACGCGCTGTATGCGACCGTCAACGAGGCGATCGCGGACGTGGACCGGACCGCAGGCTGGCGGCGGATGGCCGAGATCAGGGAGAGCCACAACGACGTGACGTTTATCGACGAGTTTCTGAGCCAGGAGTTCGTCGATCGCCACGACTACTTCACCTACGAATACGCCCACGCAACCGGGGACTTTCGCGCGACGAGTACCGCCGCCGCCGCCGTCAAAAAGAAACTCCTGTTGCAGTTCACGAACTTCGGCAAGCCGACGATAGAGGTTCACGACGCCAACTTCGGGAATCGAAACGAGCTGCTGATGGGCCACCGGTATAACGGCGTCGCACTCGACATCGAACAGGCGAAACAGACCCTCGCACGCGTGTTCGAACTGTGGGGACGACCGGTAAACCTCATGACGATCAGAAGGGAAGTATCCGATAAAGACGTTGAAGTCGCACGTCGACGCAATCGGGAGCCCGAACCGTCCGAACGAGGAGTTCGAATCCGATACGACGGAACGGAGTTCGAGACGACCGACCTCGAGGAGGAGTTGACGGCGACGATCGAAGCCAGCGATATCGACTACGACACGAAACCCGACGAGTGGCTCGCGTGA
- the sdhC gene encoding succinate dehydrogenase, cytochrome b556 subunit: MSQSYNRGLVEDFGRWREFTAGMWAWIFHKFTGWVLIGYLFTHIAVLSTSTIGGGVYTETLQSLESLFIVRVLEVGLLSVAVFHILNGVRLLMVDLGVGLESQDKSFYAALIVTGLIAIASVPTFIEGVF, encoded by the coding sequence ATGAGTCAGTCGTACAATCGTGGCCTCGTCGAGGACTTCGGCCGGTGGCGCGAGTTCACCGCCGGCATGTGGGCATGGATCTTCCACAAGTTCACCGGTTGGGTCCTCATCGGCTACCTGTTTACACACATCGCCGTCCTGAGTACGTCCACCATCGGTGGGGGCGTATACACGGAGACGCTTCAGAGCCTGGAGAGTCTCTTCATCGTGCGCGTCCTCGAGGTCGGCCTGCTGTCGGTCGCCGTCTTCCATATCCTCAACGGCGTCCGCTTGCTGATGGTCGATCTGGGTGTGGGACTCGAATCACAGGACAAGAGCTTCTACGCGGCGCTGATCGTGACGGGCCTGATCGCCATCGCGAGCGTGCCGACGTTCATCGAGGGGGTGTTCTGA
- a CDS encoding RimK family alpha-L-glutamate ligase encodes MEPGSVRVGVLSLHSSKETKAILNAIEDLGHEGEWIRQENTAIEIDSEGVHLEPDVDVIANRLLLSNTGHPSEELGLATTYESLRPMLNRPQATLTALHKFATGVRLADAGVPVPDALLALDNRRLNEGRGEFGEEVVYKTAIGTHGGGTWKIGPDETVNPRVGNRQAFLQKLIERDGERHRDLRVYVVGDRIIGAMNRYAPENDWRTNVALGGDVENATDDIPSEAVEMATTAADVVGLDYAGVDLIEGENGWFVLEVNPTAGFRGLYRAANVSPAPYIAQLAIELGGGEVDEERVHDLSATLDDSRPSSMPPEAEQIRDEAASIGYTEEVHVSGTSGSQTVIAKSDTGAARTSIDTGLAAEIGAGPIKSITRVRSGSSKSSRSRPVVDLVVGVAGNQHTVTASIEDRSHMDYALLLGRDILENYQVNVRRRAEAEDYDPEREEEEEEEER; translated from the coding sequence ATGGAACCAGGGAGCGTTCGTGTCGGCGTGTTGAGCCTGCACAGTAGCAAGGAGACGAAAGCCATCCTGAACGCCATCGAGGACCTCGGCCACGAGGGGGAATGGATCAGACAGGAGAACACCGCGATCGAGATCGACTCGGAGGGTGTGCATCTCGAACCCGACGTCGACGTGATCGCAAACCGATTGCTGCTCTCGAATACGGGCCACCCGAGCGAGGAACTCGGACTCGCGACGACCTACGAGTCGTTGCGCCCGATGCTCAACAGGCCCCAGGCGACGCTGACGGCCCTCCACAAGTTCGCGACCGGTGTGCGCCTCGCCGACGCGGGCGTCCCGGTGCCGGACGCGCTGCTCGCGCTCGACAACCGCCGGCTCAACGAGGGACGCGGCGAGTTCGGCGAGGAGGTCGTCTACAAGACCGCCATCGGTACCCACGGCGGCGGGACGTGGAAGATCGGCCCCGACGAGACGGTCAACCCTCGTGTCGGGAACCGCCAAGCGTTCCTCCAGAAGCTCATCGAACGCGACGGCGAGCGCCACCGTGACCTTCGGGTGTACGTCGTCGGGGACCGGATCATCGGTGCGATGAACCGCTACGCGCCGGAAAACGATTGGCGGACGAACGTCGCGCTGGGCGGTGACGTGGAGAACGCGACCGACGACATCCCCAGCGAAGCCGTCGAGATGGCGACGACGGCCGCCGACGTGGTCGGACTGGATTACGCGGGCGTCGACCTGATCGAGGGCGAGAACGGCTGGTTCGTCCTCGAGGTCAACCCCACCGCCGGCTTTCGAGGGCTGTATCGCGCGGCGAACGTCAGTCCCGCACCGTATATCGCCCAGTTGGCGATCGAACTCGGCGGCGGCGAGGTCGACGAGGAGCGCGTCCACGACCTCTCGGCGACGCTCGACGACTCGCGACCCTCCTCGATGCCGCCCGAAGCGGAGCAGATCCGCGACGAGGCCGCAAGCATCGGCTACACCGAGGAGGTCCACGTCAGCGGGACCAGCGGGAGCCAGACCGTCATCGCCAAGTCCGACACCGGTGCGGCGAGAACGAGCATCGACACAGGACTGGCCGCAGAGATCGGCGCCGGACCGATCAAATCCATCACGCGCGTGCGCTCGGGCAGTTCGAAGTCCAGTCGCTCGCGGCCCGTCGTCGACCTCGTAGTCGGCGTCGCGGGCAACCAACACACCGTCACCGCCAGTATCGAGGACCGGAGTCACATGGATTACGCCCTCCTTCTCGGTCGGGACATCCTCGAGAACTACCAGGTCAACGTCCGGCGGCGCGCCGAGGCGGAGGACTACGATCCCGAGAGGGAAGAGGAGGAGGAGGAAGAGGAGCGGTAG
- a CDS encoding DUF7344 domain-containing protein, with product MNGDSPTLSEGEIHDILRNDRRRAVIVFLTEHDGRATIRDLSEYIAMLESDENPPPRNVRQSVYVSLHQTHLPKLDGLDVVDYDTDSKEVELRDRADQVRAYMNQAETNDTAVLVYLLIGILGVFVSLASSMGGSMVIPWIWVTPLFLALVLLSGYQLWR from the coding sequence ATGAATGGCGACTCGCCGACATTATCGGAGGGTGAAATCCATGACATCCTCCGCAACGATAGACGGCGAGCGGTCATCGTGTTCCTTACGGAACACGATGGTCGAGCGACGATCCGAGACCTCTCCGAGTATATCGCGATGCTTGAGAGCGATGAGAACCCACCACCACGAAACGTCCGTCAGAGCGTCTACGTCTCACTCCATCAAACACACCTTCCCAAACTGGACGGTTTGGACGTCGTTGATTACGACACCGATAGCAAGGAAGTCGAACTTCGCGATCGGGCGGACCAAGTCAGGGCGTATATGAATCAAGCCGAGACGAACGATACCGCCGTACTGGTTTATCTACTCATTGGAATCCTCGGTGTGTTCGTCTCGCTCGCTTCGTCCATGGGAGGGTCAATGGTAATTCCGTGGATCTGGGTAACGCCACTGTTTCTCGCGCTCGTGCTCTTGAGTGGATATCAGTTATGGCGATAG
- a CDS encoding succinylglutamate desuccinylase/aspartoacylase family protein, translating to MSDSPEPFTYNGGTVAPGETANIRYTVSETYLGDPVRIPVTIVNGEHSGSTACLTAATHGDELNGIEVVRAVAYEWDHSDLHGTIVCLPVINVPGFLAQQRYLPILDRDLNRSFPGYETGTSARRMAHRIYTNFIQPCDFVLDFHTSTRGRNNMLHVRADMEDSDVERLARAFASNVIIAGQGPEGTLRREASDDGVPAVTIEMGEAHRFQRDLIDEALVGTESVFAEYGLRPGARVRWPGWRTVIHDDLEKTWIRADSGGIVDMHHQRGALVHEGTPICTITNPFMTENDTVEAPFTGLLVGVLENPVVYPGNPICHLVELDEGIRHIVETRHLAGE from the coding sequence ATGAGCGATTCGCCCGAGCCGTTCACGTACAACGGGGGAACCGTCGCCCCCGGCGAGACGGCCAACATCCGGTACACCGTCAGCGAGACGTACCTCGGCGACCCGGTCCGAATCCCCGTCACGATCGTCAACGGCGAACACTCCGGATCGACCGCGTGTCTCACCGCTGCGACCCACGGCGACGAACTCAACGGTATCGAGGTGGTTCGGGCCGTGGCCTACGAGTGGGACCACAGTGATCTGCATGGCACCATCGTCTGTCTGCCCGTGATCAACGTCCCCGGATTCCTCGCCCAGCAGCGCTATCTCCCGATTCTGGACCGGGACCTCAACCGATCCTTCCCCGGCTACGAAACCGGCACGAGCGCCCGGCGGATGGCCCACCGGATCTACACCAACTTCATCCAGCCGTGTGATTTCGTGCTCGACTTCCACACGTCCACGCGCGGGCGAAACAACATGCTTCACGTCAGAGCCGACATGGAGGACTCCGACGTCGAACGGCTCGCCCGGGCGTTCGCCTCGAACGTCATCATCGCCGGGCAGGGCCCGGAGGGGACGCTCCGCCGGGAGGCCAGCGACGACGGCGTTCCGGCGGTGACGATCGAAATGGGCGAGGCTCACCGCTTCCAGCGCGACCTGATCGACGAAGCGCTCGTGGGCACCGAGAGCGTCTTCGCCGAATACGGGCTCCGCCCGGGGGCGCGGGTGCGGTGGCCCGGCTGGCGAACCGTCATCCATGACGATCTGGAGAAGACGTGGATCCGGGCGGACTCGGGCGGGATCGTCGACATGCACCACCAGCGTGGCGCCCTGGTCCACGAGGGCACACCGATCTGTACCATCACCAACCCATTCATGACCGAGAACGACACCGTCGAGGCCCCGTTCACTGGATTGTTAGTCGGCGTCCTCGAGAACCCCGTCGTCTATCCCGGCAACCCGATCTGTCATCTCGTCGAACTCGACGAGGGGATCAGACACATCGTCGAGACGCGCCATCTGGCGGGCGAGTAG
- a CDS encoding 3-hydroxyacyl-CoA dehydrogenase/enoyl-CoA hydratase family protein, whose protein sequence is MEINDINTITVLGAGNMGHGIAEVAAIAGYDVYMRDIKDEFVQNGYEQIEWSLGKLAENDRISQEEADAALDRITPVVDMEESVSSTDFLIEAVPEQMEIKKDVYTDVEKYAPDEAIFATNTSSLSITELSEVTERPERFCGMHFFNPPVRMDLVEVITGEHTSEETLELTEALAEDFGKTPVRVHRDAPGFIVNRVLVPLMNEAAWLVSEDEATITEVDSTTKFDIGHPMGAFELGDQVGNDVSYHVLQYMNEVLGEAYEPAPLLAEKVENEELGKKTGKGFYDYEDGPGAEIPADEGSEFVEARLLASMANEVAKLIGGDIAPPDSIDEAVTLGGGWPEGPVAVVDEYGLESLLETLESAYEETGHERYQPDEYLRERADAGGFYDAVEETDSDGYEYDVIAVEIDGRVGHLSIDRAHRMNTITTDMIEEIDDALDKLTEDDAVRAILLTGAGDRAFSAGFDASTAAAGSGLEAAELSRRGQEVFGRLEEVPKPVLAAIDGYCLGGGMELAACADMRIASERSQFGQPEHNLGLMPGWGGTQRLPRIVGEGRAKEIIFTADNDYEPETMYDYGFVNEVVSTEEFDERARQIAGDLAGGPPIAQKLTKRAMLAGRGDIDAGLEYEASGFGHLFTTDDLWEGLSAFQSDRDPEYEGE, encoded by the coding sequence ATGGAGATCAACGATATCAACACCATAACGGTTCTCGGTGCCGGAAACATGGGCCACGGGATCGCGGAGGTCGCCGCGATCGCCGGCTACGACGTGTACATGCGTGACATCAAGGATGAGTTCGTCCAGAACGGCTACGAGCAGATCGAGTGGAGCCTCGGAAAGCTCGCCGAGAACGACCGGATCTCGCAGGAGGAGGCCGACGCCGCCCTCGATCGAATCACACCCGTCGTCGATATGGAGGAATCCGTTTCCTCGACCGATTTCCTGATCGAGGCGGTGCCCGAACAGATGGAGATCAAAAAGGACGTCTACACCGACGTCGAAAAGTACGCCCCTGACGAGGCGATCTTCGCGACTAACACCTCCTCGCTGTCGATCACCGAACTCTCGGAGGTCACCGAGCGACCCGAGCGCTTCTGCGGGATGCACTTCTTCAACCCGCCGGTTCGGATGGATCTCGTCGAGGTCATCACCGGCGAACACACGAGCGAGGAGACGCTCGAACTCACTGAGGCACTCGCGGAGGACTTCGGGAAGACCCCCGTGCGCGTCCACAGGGACGCACCCGGCTTCATCGTCAACCGCGTGCTCGTCCCACTGATGAACGAGGCCGCGTGGCTCGTCAGCGAGGACGAGGCGACGATCACCGAGGTCGACTCGACGACGAAGTTCGACATCGGCCACCCGATGGGTGCGTTCGAACTCGGCGACCAGGTCGGCAACGACGTGAGCTACCACGTCCTCCAGTACATGAACGAAGTGCTGGGCGAGGCCTACGAGCCCGCGCCGCTGCTCGCAGAAAAGGTCGAAAACGAGGAGCTCGGGAAGAAGACCGGCAAGGGCTTTTACGACTACGAGGACGGCCCCGGTGCCGAGATCCCGGCCGACGAAGGATCGGAGTTCGTCGAGGCCCGGCTGCTTGCCTCGATGGCAAACGAGGTCGCGAAGCTGATCGGCGGGGACATCGCCCCGCCCGACTCGATCGACGAGGCGGTCACTCTCGGTGGCGGCTGGCCCGAGGGGCCCGTCGCCGTGGTCGACGAGTACGGGCTCGAATCGCTGCTCGAAACGCTCGAATCCGCATACGAGGAGACGGGCCACGAGCGGTACCAGCCCGACGAATACCTCAGAGAGCGCGCCGATGCCGGCGGGTTCTACGACGCCGTCGAGGAGACCGATTCGGACGGCTACGAGTACGACGTCATCGCAGTCGAGATCGACGGGCGGGTCGGTCACCTGTCGATAGACCGGGCCCACCGAATGAACACGATCACGACGGACATGATCGAGGAGATCGACGACGCGCTCGACAAACTGACCGAGGACGACGCGGTTCGCGCGATCCTCCTGACGGGCGCAGGCGATCGGGCGTTCTCGGCCGGCTTCGACGCCTCGACGGCCGCGGCCGGTAGCGGCCTCGAAGCCGCCGAACTGTCCCGACGAGGACAGGAGGTGTTCGGTCGCCTCGAGGAGGTCCCCAAGCCCGTTCTCGCGGCGATCGACGGCTACTGTCTCGGCGGCGGGATGGAGCTTGCGGCCTGTGCGGACATGCGGATCGCAAGCGAGCGCTCGCAGTTCGGCCAGCCCGAACACAACCTCGGCCTCATGCCCGGTTGGGGTGGGACCCAACGTCTTCCCCGAATCGTCGGCGAAGGTCGCGCGAAAGAGATCATCTTCACCGCGGACAACGACTACGAGCCCGAGACGATGTACGATTACGGGTTCGTCAACGAGGTCGTTTCGACCGAAGAGTTCGACGAGCGCGCCCGCCAGATCGCAGGCGACCTCGCGGGCGGGCCGCCGATCGCACAGAAACTCACGAAGCGCGCGATGCTCGCCGGCAGAGGTGATATCGATGCCGGTCTGGAATACGAGGCAAGCGGGTTCGGCCATCTATTCACCACGGACGACCTCTGGGAGGGCCTCTCGGCGTTCCAGAGCGATCGCGATCCGGAGTACGAGGGCGAATAA